The Apis mellifera strain DH4 linkage group LG16, Amel_HAv3.1, whole genome shotgun sequence genome has a segment encoding these proteins:
- the LOC102655737 gene encoding neural-cadherin isoform X5 has translation MWRALLVVIAALLAATEKVDGDKVVVLPHDVYPGYEVTLFNTKRPSNFRLMENNFSKFFTVLGNGLVMTTSDLSPLVDRPVNLIVVEELANATETHFLHLYVINRRNMITFSHDRLGEGEVGENRGAGTLVEGFPVLRARGSFPVHYTILADEATGDRPFALREEDSSRTGFNLTLASEKEGVRVVTARPLDREASSAYTVVIHASDGYLLTSTRIDGVVRVLDENDNSPVFEREEYAFEARPSRRGIGEESGRNSVELVEPGWKRFSTVGKVVAKDADGDKVAYKLVTPSRLLVVVPQTGELMLVGEPEVGMDEDGECVAMVEAHDVRNPSRSSVKPAKVVVRFLTSDPIVEEEAAVEVHRIQKRRVTRAVRPTKKVDFTEADGDIEGKIVFYLEKENEKETYKIRDENKWVTVDSNGSVIVKQKWDYEELGSEKTIDFWVTITNTERCARYSSYLQCPHHDTDNQRVIINVKDVNDEPPYFINRPLPMQTVVQLNAPPNTHVFTLQARDPDTDSNIHYFIVRDRTGGRFEVDERSGVVRTRGTDLFQLDMEYVLYVKAEDQNGRIDERRYQSTPEERLSIVGGKRAPQFYMTAYEAEIPENQKKDSDIISVKAKSFADREIRYTLKAQGQGAAGTFNIGPTTGIVKLAKELDFEDLRQPHIYSLIVTATEDSGGFSTSVELTIRVSDVNDNAPKFELPDYQAHNVDEDISLGTSILKVKATDADSGANAEIEYLVSDDHFSVDSSGIIVNNKQLDADNNNAYYEFVVTARDKGEPPKTGTATVRIYTKNKNDEEPKFSQQVYTPNVDENAGPNTLVTTVVASDKDGDNVRFRFVGGNTTSGQFVIEEITGVIRLHGKAISLDRDKYELNVTALDDGACCPNGETTTHTSTAVVVVFITDVNDNKPVFKDCSMYNPKVEEGAPNGSTVIKVQATDEDKGVNGQVKYSIVQQPNQKGTKFTVDEETGQVLTNKVFDREGDDGKFVSVTVKATDQGEPSLEGVCSFTVEITDVNDNPPLFDRQRYVENVKQDASIGTNILRVSASDEDADNNGAITYSLSSPNNDQGLEYFEIQPESGWIVLKKPLDEQVGTTFFEPHVRCTSTSTHFVVHQT, from the exons ATGTGGCGTGCACTACTCGTGGTGATCGCGGCCCTCCTAGCGGCCACGGAGAAGGTGGACGGGGACAAAGTGGTGGTCCTCCCTCACGACGTTTATCCGGGCTACGAGGTGACGCTGTTCAACACGAAACGGCCCTCCAACTTCCGCCTGATGGAGAACAATTTCTCCAAGTTCTTCACGGTGCTCGGGAACGGGCTCGTGATGACCACGTCCGACCTGTCCCCGTTGGTCGACCGCCCCGTGAACCTGATAGTGGTGGAGGAGCTGGCCAACGCCACCGAGACCCATTTCCTCCACCTCTACGTGATAAACCGAAGAAACATGATCACCTTCTCCCACGATCGCCTGGGGGAGGGCGAGGTGGGGGAGAACCGAGGCGCGGGCACTTTGGTGGAGGGTTTCCCGGTGCTGAGGGCGCGGGGAAGCTTCCCGGTCCATTACACGATCCTAGCCGACGAGGCGACGGGGGACAGGCCGTTCGCCCTCAGGGAGGAGGACTCGAGTCGGACGGGGTTCAACTTGACGCTGGCCAGCGAGAAGGAGGGGGTCAGGGTGGTGACGGCGAGACCGTTGGACAGGGAGGCGAGCAGCGCGTACACGGTGGTGATCCACGCGTCGGACGGTTACCTGTTGACGAGCACACGGATCGACGGCGTGGTGAGGGTGTTGGACGAGAACGACAACAGCCCGGTGTTCGAGAGGGAGGAGTACGCGTTCGAGGCGAGGCCGAGCAGGCGAGGGATCGGGGAGGAGTCGGGGAGGAACTCGGTGGAACTCGTGGAACCCGGTTGGAAGCGATTCTCCACCGTTGGCAAGGTGGTGGCCAAGGACGCGGACGGGGACAAAGTCGCGTACAAGTTGGTGACGCCTAGCAGGTTGTTGGTCGTGGTGCCGCAGACGGGGGAGTTGATGCTGGTCGGGGAGCCGGAGGTCGGGATGGACGAGGACGGCGAGTGCGTGGCGATGGTGGAGGCGCACGACGTGCGAAACCCTAGCAGGTCGAGCGTGAAGCCTGCCAAGGTGGTCGTTAGGTTCTTGACGTCCGACCCGATAGTCGAGGAGGAGGCGGCGGTCGAGGTGCACAGGATACAGAAGAGGAGGGTGACCAGGGCCGTCAGACCGACGAAGAAGGTCGACTTCACGGAAGCGGATGGCGACATCGAGGGAAAGATCGTGTTCTATCTGGAGAAGGAGAACGAGAAGGAGACGTACAAGATCAGGGACGAGAACAAGTGGGTCACGGTAGATTCGAACGGGTCGGTTATAGTGAAGCAGAAATGGGATTACGAGGAGCTGGGCTCGGAAAAGACCATTGATTTTTGGGTGACTATTACCAACACAg AACGGTGTGCACGATACTCGTCGTATCTCCAGTGTCCACATCACG ACACGGACAATCAGCGTGTCATTATCAACGTGAAGGACGTTAATGACGAGCCACCGTACTTCATAAATCGGCCTCTGCCAATGCAAACGGTCGTACAGCTGAATGCACCGCCGAATACTCACGTGTTTACCCTTCAAGCGAGGGATCCTGACACCGACAGCAATATTCACTACTTCATCGTGCGAGATCGGA CCGGTGGCCGTTTCGAGGTGGACGAGCGATCAGGTGTCGTGCGTACCCGAGGAACCGATCTCTTCCAGTTGGACATGGAATACGTTCTGTACGTGAAAGCGGAGGACCAGAACGGGCGTATAGACGAGAGGCGTTATCAGTCGACTCCCGAGGAACGGCTATCGATCGTAGGTGGGAAACGGGCGCCTCAATTCTACATGACCGCGTACGAAGCCGAGATACCGGAAAACCAGAAGAAGGATTCCGA cATCATATCGGTGAAGGCAAAGTCGTTCGCCGACCGTGAGATTCGTTACACGCTGAAGGCGCAAGGGCAAGGCGCGGCTGGGACGTTCAACATAGGGCCAACCACCGGCATTGTAAAATTGGCCAAGGAATTGGATTTCGAGGATCTTCGCCAACCGCACATCTACTCCCTTATCGTTACCGCCACCGAGGATTCGGGTGGTTTCTCCACGTCCGTTGAG TTGACGATACGAGTTTCCGACGTGAATGACAATGCGCCGAAATTCGAGTTGCCCGACTACCAAGCCCATAACGTGGACGAGGATATATCGTTGGGGACGAGTATACTGAAAGTGAAAGCGACCGACGCGGATTCCGGCGCGAACGCGGAAATAGAGTATCTGGTGTCGGACGACCACTTCAGCGTGGACTCGAGCGGGATCATAGTCAACAATAAGCAGCTCGACGCGGACAACAACAATGCTTACTACGAATTCGTTGTCACCGCCAGGGACAAAG GGGAGCCGCCGAAAACGGGGACGGCTACGGTGCGCATATACACGAAGAACAAGAACGACGAGGAGCCAAAGTTCTCGCAGCAGGTGTACACGCCGAACGTGGACGAGAACGCGGGGCCGAACACGCTCGTCACGACGGTGGTCGCCTCCGACAAGGACGGGGACAACGTTCGCTTCCGATTCGTGGGCGGCAACACGACGTCGGGCCAGTTCGTGATCGAGGAGATCACCGGTGTGATTCGCCTTCACGGGAAGGCGATCTCTTTGGACAGGGACAAGTACGAGTTGAACGTGACTGCACTCGACGACGGTGCCTGTTGCCCCAACGGGGAGACCACCACCCACACCAGCACCGCGGTCGTCGTCGTGTTCATCACCGACGTGAACGATAACAAGCCGGTGTTCAAGGATTGCAGCATGTACAATCCCAAGGTGGAGGAGGGCGCGCCCAACGGCAGCACTGTGATCAAAGTGCAGGCTACGGACGAGGATAAGGGCGTGAACGGGCAAGTGAAATATTCGATCGTTCAACAACCTAATCAGAAGGGAACCAAGTTCACCGTAGACGAGGAGACTGGCCAAGTTTTGACGAATAAG GTATTTGATCGCGAAGGAGACGATGGTAAATTTGTATCCGTTACCGTGAAAGCAACGGATCAAGGTGAACCTTCGTTGGAAGGTGTTTGCTCGTTCACCGTTGAAATCACCGATGTCAATGACAACCCGCCGTTGTTCGATCGTCAG
- the LOC102655737 gene encoding neural-cadherin isoform X6: protein MWRALLVVIAALLAATEKVDGDKVVVLPHDVYPGYEVTLFNTKRPSNFRLMENNFSKFFTVLGNGLVMTTSDLSPLVDRPVNLIVVEELANATETHFLHLYVINRRNMITFSHDRLGEGEVGENRGAGTLVEGFPVLRARGSFPVHYTILADEATGDRPFALREEDSSRTGFNLTLASEKEGVRVVTARPLDREASSAYTVVIHASDGYLLTSTRIDGVVRVLDENDNSPVFEREEYAFEARPSRRGIGEESGRNSVELVEPGWKRFSTVGKVVAKDADGDKVAYKLVTPSRLLVVVPQTGELMLVGEPEVGMDEDGECVAMVEAHDVRNPSRSSVKPAKVVVRFLTSDPIVEEEAAVEVHRIQKRRVTRAVRPTKKVDFTEADGDIEGKIVFYLEKENEKETYKIRDENKWVTVDSNGSVIVKQKWDYEELGSEKTIDFWVTITNTEERCARYSSYLQCPHHDTDNQRVIINVKDVNDEPPYFINRPLPMQTVVQLNAPPNTHVFTLQARDPDTDSNIHYFIVRDRTGGRFEVDERSGVVRTRGTDLFQLDMEYVLYVKAEDQNGRIDERRYQSTPEERLSIVGGKRAPQFYMTAYEAEIPENQKKDSDIISVKAKSFADREIRYTLKAQGQGAAGTFNIGPTTGIVKLAKELDFEDLRQPHIYSLIVTATEDSGGFSTSVELTIRVSDVNDNAPKFELPDYQAHNVDEDISLGTSILKVKATDADSGANAEIEYLVSDDHFSVDSSGIIVNNKQLDADNNNAYYEFVVTARDKGEPPKTGTATVRIYTKNKNDEEPKFSQQVYTPNVDENAGPNTLVTTVVASDKDGDNVRFRFVGGNTTSGQFVIEEITGVIRLHGKAISLDRDKYELNVTALDDGACCPNGETTTHTSTAVVVVFITDVNDNKPVFKDCSMYNPKVEEGAPNGSTVIKVQATDEDKGVNGQVKYSIVQQPNQKGTKFTVDEETGQVLTNKVFDREGDDGKFVSVTVKATDQGEPSLEGVCSFTVEITDVNDNPPLFDRQRYVENVKQDASIGTNILRVSASDEDADNNGAITYSLSSPNNDQGLEYFEIQPESGWIVLKKPLDLGNRE from the exons ATGTGGCGTGCACTACTCGTGGTGATCGCGGCCCTCCTAGCGGCCACGGAGAAGGTGGACGGGGACAAAGTGGTGGTCCTCCCTCACGACGTTTATCCGGGCTACGAGGTGACGCTGTTCAACACGAAACGGCCCTCCAACTTCCGCCTGATGGAGAACAATTTCTCCAAGTTCTTCACGGTGCTCGGGAACGGGCTCGTGATGACCACGTCCGACCTGTCCCCGTTGGTCGACCGCCCCGTGAACCTGATAGTGGTGGAGGAGCTGGCCAACGCCACCGAGACCCATTTCCTCCACCTCTACGTGATAAACCGAAGAAACATGATCACCTTCTCCCACGATCGCCTGGGGGAGGGCGAGGTGGGGGAGAACCGAGGCGCGGGCACTTTGGTGGAGGGTTTCCCGGTGCTGAGGGCGCGGGGAAGCTTCCCGGTCCATTACACGATCCTAGCCGACGAGGCGACGGGGGACAGGCCGTTCGCCCTCAGGGAGGAGGACTCGAGTCGGACGGGGTTCAACTTGACGCTGGCCAGCGAGAAGGAGGGGGTCAGGGTGGTGACGGCGAGACCGTTGGACAGGGAGGCGAGCAGCGCGTACACGGTGGTGATCCACGCGTCGGACGGTTACCTGTTGACGAGCACACGGATCGACGGCGTGGTGAGGGTGTTGGACGAGAACGACAACAGCCCGGTGTTCGAGAGGGAGGAGTACGCGTTCGAGGCGAGGCCGAGCAGGCGAGGGATCGGGGAGGAGTCGGGGAGGAACTCGGTGGAACTCGTGGAACCCGGTTGGAAGCGATTCTCCACCGTTGGCAAGGTGGTGGCCAAGGACGCGGACGGGGACAAAGTCGCGTACAAGTTGGTGACGCCTAGCAGGTTGTTGGTCGTGGTGCCGCAGACGGGGGAGTTGATGCTGGTCGGGGAGCCGGAGGTCGGGATGGACGAGGACGGCGAGTGCGTGGCGATGGTGGAGGCGCACGACGTGCGAAACCCTAGCAGGTCGAGCGTGAAGCCTGCCAAGGTGGTCGTTAGGTTCTTGACGTCCGACCCGATAGTCGAGGAGGAGGCGGCGGTCGAGGTGCACAGGATACAGAAGAGGAGGGTGACCAGGGCCGTCAGACCGACGAAGAAGGTCGACTTCACGGAAGCGGATGGCGACATCGAGGGAAAGATCGTGTTCTATCTGGAGAAGGAGAACGAGAAGGAGACGTACAAGATCAGGGACGAGAACAAGTGGGTCACGGTAGATTCGAACGGGTCGGTTATAGTGAAGCAGAAATGGGATTACGAGGAGCTGGGCTCGGAAAAGACCATTGATTTTTGGGTGACTATTACCAACACAg AAGAACGGTGTGCACGATACTCGTCGTATCTCCAGTGTCCACATCACG ACACGGACAATCAGCGTGTCATTATCAACGTGAAGGACGTTAATGACGAGCCACCGTACTTCATAAATCGGCCTCTGCCAATGCAAACGGTCGTACAGCTGAATGCACCGCCGAATACTCACGTGTTTACCCTTCAAGCGAGGGATCCTGACACCGACAGCAATATTCACTACTTCATCGTGCGAGATCGGA CCGGTGGCCGTTTCGAGGTGGACGAGCGATCAGGTGTCGTGCGTACCCGAGGAACCGATCTCTTCCAGTTGGACATGGAATACGTTCTGTACGTGAAAGCGGAGGACCAGAACGGGCGTATAGACGAGAGGCGTTATCAGTCGACTCCCGAGGAACGGCTATCGATCGTAGGTGGGAAACGGGCGCCTCAATTCTACATGACCGCGTACGAAGCCGAGATACCGGAAAACCAGAAGAAGGATTCCGA cATCATATCGGTGAAGGCAAAGTCGTTCGCCGACCGTGAGATTCGTTACACGCTGAAGGCGCAAGGGCAAGGCGCGGCTGGGACGTTCAACATAGGGCCAACCACCGGCATTGTAAAATTGGCCAAGGAATTGGATTTCGAGGATCTTCGCCAACCGCACATCTACTCCCTTATCGTTACCGCCACCGAGGATTCGGGTGGTTTCTCCACGTCCGTTGAG TTGACGATACGAGTTTCCGACGTGAATGACAATGCGCCGAAATTCGAGTTGCCCGACTACCAAGCCCATAACGTGGACGAGGATATATCGTTGGGGACGAGTATACTGAAAGTGAAAGCGACCGACGCGGATTCCGGCGCGAACGCGGAAATAGAGTATCTGGTGTCGGACGACCACTTCAGCGTGGACTCGAGCGGGATCATAGTCAACAATAAGCAGCTCGACGCGGACAACAACAATGCTTACTACGAATTCGTTGTCACCGCCAGGGACAAAG GGGAGCCGCCGAAAACGGGGACGGCTACGGTGCGCATATACACGAAGAACAAGAACGACGAGGAGCCAAAGTTCTCGCAGCAGGTGTACACGCCGAACGTGGACGAGAACGCGGGGCCGAACACGCTCGTCACGACGGTGGTCGCCTCCGACAAGGACGGGGACAACGTTCGCTTCCGATTCGTGGGCGGCAACACGACGTCGGGCCAGTTCGTGATCGAGGAGATCACCGGTGTGATTCGCCTTCACGGGAAGGCGATCTCTTTGGACAGGGACAAGTACGAGTTGAACGTGACTGCACTCGACGACGGTGCCTGTTGCCCCAACGGGGAGACCACCACCCACACCAGCACCGCGGTCGTCGTCGTGTTCATCACCGACGTGAACGATAACAAGCCGGTGTTCAAGGATTGCAGCATGTACAATCCCAAGGTGGAGGAGGGCGCGCCCAACGGCAGCACTGTGATCAAAGTGCAGGCTACGGACGAGGATAAGGGCGTGAACGGGCAAGTGAAATATTCGATCGTTCAACAACCTAATCAGAAGGGAACCAAGTTCACCGTAGACGAGGAGACTGGCCAAGTTTTGACGAATAAG GTATTTGATCGCGAAGGAGACGATGGTAAATTTGTATCCGTTACCGTGAAAGCAACGGATCAAGGTGAACCTTCGTTGGAAGGTGTTTGCTCGTTCACCGTTGAAATCACCGATGTCAATGACAACCCGCCGTTGTTCGATCGTCAG
- the LOC102655737 gene encoding neural-cadherin isoform X4, which produces MWRALLVVIAALLAATEKVDGDKVVVLPHDVYPGYEVTLFNTKRPSNFRLMENNFSKFFTVLGNGLVMTTSDLSPLVDRPVNLIVVEELANATETHFLHLYVINRRNMITFSHDRLGEGEVGENRGAGTLVEGFPVLRARGSFPVHYTILADEATGDRPFALREEDSSRTGFNLTLASEKEGVRVVTARPLDREASSAYTVVIHASDGYLLTSTRIDGVVRVLDENDNSPVFEREEYAFEARPSRRGIGEESGRNSVELVEPGWKRFSTVGKVVAKDADGDKVAYKLVTPSRLLVVVPQTGELMLVGEPEVGMDEDGECVAMVEAHDVRNPSRSSVKPAKVVVRFLTSDPIVEEEAAVEVHRIQKRRVTRAVRPTKKVDFTEADGDIEGKIVFYLEKENEKETYKIRDENKWVTVDSNGSVIVKQKWDYEELGSEKTIDFWVTITNTEERCARYSSYLQCPHHDTDNQRVIINVKDVNDEPPYFINRPLPMQTVVQLNAPPNTHVFTLQARDPDTDSNIHYFIVRDRTGGRFEVDERSGVVRTRGTDLFQLDMEYVLYVKAEDQNGRIDERRYQSTPEERLSIVGGKRAPQFYMTAYEAEIPENQKKDSDIISVKAKSFADREIRYTLKAQGQGAAGTFNIGPTTGIVKLAKELDFEDLRQPHIYSLIVTATEDSGGFSTSVELTIRVSDVNDNAPKFELPDYQAHNVDEDISLGTSILKVKATDADSGANAEIEYLVSDDHFSVDSSGIIVNNKQLDADNNNAYYEFVVTARDKGEPPKTGTATVRIYTKNKNDEEPKFSQQVYTPNVDENAGPNTLVTTVVASDKDGDNVRFRFVGGNTTSGQFVIEEITGVIRLHGKAISLDRDKYELNVTALDDGACCPNGETTTHTSTAVVVVFITDVNDNKPVFKDCSMYNPKVEEGAPNGSTVIKVQATDEDKGVNGQVKYSIVQQPNQKGTKFTVDEETGQVLTNKVFDREGDDGKFVSVTVKATDQGEPSLEGVCSFTVEITDVNDNPPLFDRQRYVENVKQDASIGTNILRVSASDEDADNNGAITYSLSSPNNDQGLEYFEIQPESGWIVLKKPLDLTNRQTQAGAEAGISDHLYSCVRATCSASCCAA; this is translated from the exons ATGTGGCGTGCACTACTCGTGGTGATCGCGGCCCTCCTAGCGGCCACGGAGAAGGTGGACGGGGACAAAGTGGTGGTCCTCCCTCACGACGTTTATCCGGGCTACGAGGTGACGCTGTTCAACACGAAACGGCCCTCCAACTTCCGCCTGATGGAGAACAATTTCTCCAAGTTCTTCACGGTGCTCGGGAACGGGCTCGTGATGACCACGTCCGACCTGTCCCCGTTGGTCGACCGCCCCGTGAACCTGATAGTGGTGGAGGAGCTGGCCAACGCCACCGAGACCCATTTCCTCCACCTCTACGTGATAAACCGAAGAAACATGATCACCTTCTCCCACGATCGCCTGGGGGAGGGCGAGGTGGGGGAGAACCGAGGCGCGGGCACTTTGGTGGAGGGTTTCCCGGTGCTGAGGGCGCGGGGAAGCTTCCCGGTCCATTACACGATCCTAGCCGACGAGGCGACGGGGGACAGGCCGTTCGCCCTCAGGGAGGAGGACTCGAGTCGGACGGGGTTCAACTTGACGCTGGCCAGCGAGAAGGAGGGGGTCAGGGTGGTGACGGCGAGACCGTTGGACAGGGAGGCGAGCAGCGCGTACACGGTGGTGATCCACGCGTCGGACGGTTACCTGTTGACGAGCACACGGATCGACGGCGTGGTGAGGGTGTTGGACGAGAACGACAACAGCCCGGTGTTCGAGAGGGAGGAGTACGCGTTCGAGGCGAGGCCGAGCAGGCGAGGGATCGGGGAGGAGTCGGGGAGGAACTCGGTGGAACTCGTGGAACCCGGTTGGAAGCGATTCTCCACCGTTGGCAAGGTGGTGGCCAAGGACGCGGACGGGGACAAAGTCGCGTACAAGTTGGTGACGCCTAGCAGGTTGTTGGTCGTGGTGCCGCAGACGGGGGAGTTGATGCTGGTCGGGGAGCCGGAGGTCGGGATGGACGAGGACGGCGAGTGCGTGGCGATGGTGGAGGCGCACGACGTGCGAAACCCTAGCAGGTCGAGCGTGAAGCCTGCCAAGGTGGTCGTTAGGTTCTTGACGTCCGACCCGATAGTCGAGGAGGAGGCGGCGGTCGAGGTGCACAGGATACAGAAGAGGAGGGTGACCAGGGCCGTCAGACCGACGAAGAAGGTCGACTTCACGGAAGCGGATGGCGACATCGAGGGAAAGATCGTGTTCTATCTGGAGAAGGAGAACGAGAAGGAGACGTACAAGATCAGGGACGAGAACAAGTGGGTCACGGTAGATTCGAACGGGTCGGTTATAGTGAAGCAGAAATGGGATTACGAGGAGCTGGGCTCGGAAAAGACCATTGATTTTTGGGTGACTATTACCAACACAg AAGAACGGTGTGCACGATACTCGTCGTATCTCCAGTGTCCACATCACG ACACGGACAATCAGCGTGTCATTATCAACGTGAAGGACGTTAATGACGAGCCACCGTACTTCATAAATCGGCCTCTGCCAATGCAAACGGTCGTACAGCTGAATGCACCGCCGAATACTCACGTGTTTACCCTTCAAGCGAGGGATCCTGACACCGACAGCAATATTCACTACTTCATCGTGCGAGATCGGA CCGGTGGCCGTTTCGAGGTGGACGAGCGATCAGGTGTCGTGCGTACCCGAGGAACCGATCTCTTCCAGTTGGACATGGAATACGTTCTGTACGTGAAAGCGGAGGACCAGAACGGGCGTATAGACGAGAGGCGTTATCAGTCGACTCCCGAGGAACGGCTATCGATCGTAGGTGGGAAACGGGCGCCTCAATTCTACATGACCGCGTACGAAGCCGAGATACCGGAAAACCAGAAGAAGGATTCCGA cATCATATCGGTGAAGGCAAAGTCGTTCGCCGACCGTGAGATTCGTTACACGCTGAAGGCGCAAGGGCAAGGCGCGGCTGGGACGTTCAACATAGGGCCAACCACCGGCATTGTAAAATTGGCCAAGGAATTGGATTTCGAGGATCTTCGCCAACCGCACATCTACTCCCTTATCGTTACCGCCACCGAGGATTCGGGTGGTTTCTCCACGTCCGTTGAG TTGACGATACGAGTTTCCGACGTGAATGACAATGCGCCGAAATTCGAGTTGCCCGACTACCAAGCCCATAACGTGGACGAGGATATATCGTTGGGGACGAGTATACTGAAAGTGAAAGCGACCGACGCGGATTCCGGCGCGAACGCGGAAATAGAGTATCTGGTGTCGGACGACCACTTCAGCGTGGACTCGAGCGGGATCATAGTCAACAATAAGCAGCTCGACGCGGACAACAACAATGCTTACTACGAATTCGTTGTCACCGCCAGGGACAAAG GGGAGCCGCCGAAAACGGGGACGGCTACGGTGCGCATATACACGAAGAACAAGAACGACGAGGAGCCAAAGTTCTCGCAGCAGGTGTACACGCCGAACGTGGACGAGAACGCGGGGCCGAACACGCTCGTCACGACGGTGGTCGCCTCCGACAAGGACGGGGACAACGTTCGCTTCCGATTCGTGGGCGGCAACACGACGTCGGGCCAGTTCGTGATCGAGGAGATCACCGGTGTGATTCGCCTTCACGGGAAGGCGATCTCTTTGGACAGGGACAAGTACGAGTTGAACGTGACTGCACTCGACGACGGTGCCTGTTGCCCCAACGGGGAGACCACCACCCACACCAGCACCGCGGTCGTCGTCGTGTTCATCACCGACGTGAACGATAACAAGCCGGTGTTCAAGGATTGCAGCATGTACAATCCCAAGGTGGAGGAGGGCGCGCCCAACGGCAGCACTGTGATCAAAGTGCAGGCTACGGACGAGGATAAGGGCGTGAACGGGCAAGTGAAATATTCGATCGTTCAACAACCTAATCAGAAGGGAACCAAGTTCACCGTAGACGAGGAGACTGGCCAAGTTTTGACGAATAAG GTATTTGATCGCGAAGGAGACGATGGTAAATTTGTATCCGTTACCGTGAAAGCAACGGATCAAGGTGAACCTTCGTTGGAAGGTGTTTGCTCGTTCACCGTTGAAATCACCGATGTCAATGACAACCCGCCGTTGTTCGATCGTCAG